In one window of Rhodoglobus vestalii DNA:
- a CDS encoding cytochrome c oxidase assembly protein — MLRISRIAGPAILLVVASVAVIAGLQYGGGAVAPILLDPGAVVRWGLPISKLVVNVGLAATIGALLLAIFAMSPKHDEYSLTLDVAAAGAAVWAVASAFTGFFTFLSVRNQPIDLTNAFGDVLASFLTVTELGQAWLATVLIAAVVTVLCFAVRNPTGLAFVLVLAVAGLVPMALQGHSGGTEDHDAATSAIFLHLLFAALWLGGLLAIAIAQPTLTKKRLTVVLRRYSTVALISFIVVSVSGYVSAEIRVENLANLLTPYGILVVVKVFALIMLGLFGAVYRNYAIGRLESSRPKSRGWFWWIVSAELAFMGLASGAATALAVTPTPVPEIVAADIPDSSSAAYLTGSPLPPPVSVSNLFTLWSFDLIWVLLTAFAIFFYLAGVWRLHKRGDRWPIHRTVFWVSGMVLLFYITNGGVNVYGGYLFSIHMLGHMTLGMMIPVLLVPGAPITLVMRAVAKRTDGSRGAREWLLLIVHSRYLATIGHPVVAAGIFVFSLWIFYYTPLFRWATTDHVGHEWMTIHFLATGYLFVQSLIGVDPSPHRPAYPIRLLTLLATMAFHAFFGLSLMTGSGLLLADWYGAMGWDTGVSALQDQRIGGGIAWSVGEIPTISLAIAVVIMWRRSDGRDTVRYDRRAERDGDAELDAYNEMLAQRR; from the coding sequence GTGCTTCGAATCAGCCGCATAGCCGGACCAGCCATTCTGCTGGTTGTCGCCTCTGTCGCTGTCATCGCGGGTCTCCAGTACGGTGGCGGAGCAGTCGCGCCCATCCTGCTCGATCCCGGCGCTGTCGTTCGCTGGGGTCTCCCCATTTCGAAGCTTGTTGTCAATGTTGGGCTCGCCGCCACAATTGGCGCCCTGCTGTTGGCGATCTTTGCCATGTCGCCCAAGCACGACGAGTATTCCCTCACCCTCGATGTTGCGGCGGCGGGGGCCGCGGTGTGGGCGGTGGCATCGGCATTCACCGGATTCTTCACCTTCCTGTCGGTGCGCAATCAGCCCATCGACCTCACAAACGCCTTCGGTGACGTTCTTGCAAGCTTTCTAACCGTTACCGAACTGGGCCAAGCGTGGCTTGCCACCGTGCTCATAGCGGCGGTCGTGACGGTTCTGTGCTTTGCGGTGCGCAACCCCACCGGACTCGCATTCGTGCTGGTGTTGGCGGTGGCAGGCCTAGTGCCCATGGCACTCCAAGGCCACAGTGGGGGTACGGAAGACCACGATGCGGCCACCAGCGCCATTTTCTTGCACCTGCTCTTTGCGGCTCTCTGGCTTGGGGGGCTGCTCGCGATTGCGATCGCGCAACCCACCCTCACCAAAAAACGGTTGACCGTGGTGCTGCGCCGGTACTCCACCGTGGCCCTCATCAGCTTCATTGTCGTGTCGGTCTCCGGCTATGTGAGTGCAGAAATTCGCGTCGAGAATCTTGCCAACCTGCTCACGCCGTACGGCATCCTCGTGGTCGTTAAAGTTTTTGCACTGATCATGCTGGGGCTGTTCGGTGCCGTGTACCGCAACTACGCGATCGGTCGTCTCGAATCGAGCAGACCCAAGAGCCGCGGATGGTTCTGGTGGATCGTTTCTGCCGAACTCGCGTTCATGGGGCTCGCGTCTGGCGCCGCCACCGCCCTAGCAGTGACGCCGACTCCGGTTCCGGAGATCGTGGCGGCCGATATTCCCGATTCCTCCTCGGCCGCCTACCTCACGGGGTCACCACTGCCACCGCCGGTGTCGGTCAGCAACCTCTTCACGCTGTGGAGCTTCGACCTCATCTGGGTGCTGCTCACTGCCTTTGCCATCTTCTTCTACCTCGCCGGAGTATGGCGTCTGCACAAGCGCGGCGATCGCTGGCCCATCCACCGCACCGTGTTTTGGGTGTCAGGGATGGTGCTGCTGTTCTACATCACCAATGGCGGTGTGAATGTGTATGGGGGTTATCTGTTCTCCATCCACATGCTCGGTCACATGACCCTCGGAATGATGATTCCGGTGTTGCTGGTGCCCGGTGCCCCCATCACCTTGGTGATGCGGGCCGTCGCCAAAAGAACCGACGGCAGTCGCGGTGCCCGCGAATGGCTTTTACTGATTGTGCACTCGCGCTATCTGGCAACCATCGGGCACCCTGTCGTTGCGGCGGGCATTTTCGTGTTCTCGCTGTGGATCTTCTACTACACCCCGCTGTTCCGCTGGGCAACAACAGACCATGTCGGTCACGAGTGGATGACCATCCACTTCTTGGCGACCGGCTACCTGTTTGTGCAGTCACTGATCGGCGTTGACCCGTCCCCGCACCGCCCCGCCTACCCCATTCGGTTGCTCACCCTGTTGGCAACAATGGCATTCCATGCCTTCTTTGGTCTCAGCCTGATGACCGGATCTGGGCTGCTGCTTGCTGATTGGTATGGTGCGATGGGCTGGGATACGGGAGTGAGCGCACTTCAAGATCAGCGTATTGGTGGCGGAATCGCGTGGAGTGTCGGTGAGATCCCCACGATCTCGCTTGCGATCGCCGTCGTGATCATGTGGAGACGCAGCGATGGTCGCGACACGGTGCGGTATGACCGCAGGGCGGAACGAGACGGCGACGCCGAATTGGATGCCTACAACGAGATGCTGGCGCAGCGCCGCTAA
- a CDS encoding HU family DNA-binding protein, producing the protein MADKSLNRTEFVAAVAAESGQSQAAVSGVVDAFFSVLSKSVGEGTKVSIPGWMAAERTFREARAGRNPQTGEAIEIKASHGVKLSAGSKLKAAAKG; encoded by the coding sequence ATGGCTGACAAGTCGCTAAACCGTACTGAATTCGTCGCGGCGGTTGCCGCAGAGTCTGGCCAGAGCCAGGCTGCCGTATCCGGCGTCGTAGACGCTTTCTTTTCCGTGCTGTCGAAGTCAGTCGGCGAAGGAACCAAGGTTTCGATCCCAGGTTGGATGGCTGCAGAGCGCACCTTCCGCGAGGCTCGTGCCGGCCGCAACCCGCAGACGGGTGAAGCAATCGAGATCAAGGCCAGCCACGGCGTCAAGCTCAGTGCAGGCAGCAAGCTTAAGGCAGCAGCCAAGGGCTAA
- a CDS encoding Fur family transcriptional regulator, producing MKRNTWQREAVRDALTKSESFVSAQSLHGALRDAGSSIGLATVYRALADLAGAGDADSLQQDGESLFRACTPDSHHHHLICRECGRTVEIKADAVEQWAKNVAAEHGFTQPNHIVDVFGLCPACLST from the coding sequence ATGAAGCGCAACACGTGGCAGCGAGAAGCGGTGCGGGACGCCCTGACCAAGTCAGAGAGTTTTGTGAGCGCCCAATCGCTGCACGGTGCGCTGCGGGATGCGGGGAGTTCCATCGGGCTCGCAACCGTCTATCGGGCTTTGGCCGATCTGGCGGGGGCCGGTGACGCCGACTCACTGCAGCAGGATGGCGAAAGCCTGTTCCGTGCGTGCACGCCAGATTCGCACCACCACCATCTGATCTGTCGAGAGTGCGGCAGGACCGTCGAAATTAAGGCGGATGCGGTGGAACAGTGGGCCAAAAACGTGGCGGCTGAGCATGGCTTCACCCAGCCGAACCACATCGTCGATGTCTTCGGCTTGTGCCCAGCGTGCTTGAGCACGTAA
- the rpmG gene encoding 50S ribosomal protein L33: MAKAQDVRPIIKLRSTAGTGYTYVTRKNRRNNPDRLVLKKYDPVVRKHVEFREER; encoded by the coding sequence ATGGCTAAGGCACAGGACGTACGCCCAATCATCAAGCTCCGTTCGACCGCAGGAACGGGCTACACCTATGTGACGCGCAAAAACCGTCGCAACAACCCCGACCGCCTCGTACTGAAGAAGTACGACCCGGTGGTTCGCAAGCACGTTGAATTCCGCGAGGAGCGCTAA
- the rpmB gene encoding 50S ribosomal protein L28, which translates to MAATCQVTGAIPGFGHSISHSHRRTKRRFDPNIQKKTYYVPSLRRNVTLQLSAKGIKVIDVRGIESVVKDILARGEKI; encoded by the coding sequence ATGGCAGCAACCTGCCAGGTGACCGGCGCCATTCCCGGCTTCGGACACAGCATTTCGCACTCGCACCGACGCACGAAGCGTCGGTTCGACCCAAACATCCAGAAGAAGACGTACTACGTGCCGTCGCTTCGCCGCAACGTCACCCTTCAGCTGTCAGCCAAGGGCATCAAAGTTATTGACGTTCGTGGAATCGAATCCGTTGTCAAGGACATCCTTGCCCGTGGGGAGAAGATCTAA
- the rpsN gene encoding 30S ribosomal protein S14, with product MAKKSKIAKNEQRKVIVARYAARRLELKKALVDPAGTDESRDAARLGLQKLPRDASPIRVRGRDAIDGRPRGYLTQFGVSRVRFREMAHRGELPGITKSSW from the coding sequence ATGGCTAAGAAGAGCAAGATTGCAAAGAACGAACAGCGCAAAGTTATTGTTGCGCGTTACGCCGCACGTCGTCTCGAGCTGAAGAAGGCTCTCGTCGATCCTGCCGGAACTGACGAGTCGCGTGATGCTGCTCGCCTGGGTCTGCAGAAGCTTCCGCGCGATGCTTCGCCGATCCGCGTACGCGGTCGCGATGCCATCGATGGGCGTCCCCGTGGCTACCTCACCCAGTTTGGTGTTTCCCGTGTTCGCTTCCGTGAAATGGCTCACCGGGGCGAGTTGCCGGGAATTACCAAGTCAAGCTGGTAG